Proteins encoded in a region of the Methylobacterium radiotolerans JCM 2831 genome:
- a CDS encoding dihydroxyacetone kinase subunit DhaK: protein MAHFIDARSTLVNDAVDGLVAASGGRLARLDGDPGIRVVLRAAPDSGKVAVVSGGGSGHEPAHAGFVGPGLLSAAVCGDVFASPSVDAVLAGILAVTGPAGCLLVIKNYAGDRLNFGLAAERARALGHKVETVIVSDDIALPDAKQPRGVAGTLFVHKVAGHAAEAGEPLETVAALARRAAGAAKSLGIAVSTCTIPGSARSERLAEGQAELGLGIHGEPGAERIALPKASELARMMAERLARSVPGADGLALLVNNLGSASALEMQILTRAVLATDLGRRVRLLLGPAPLMTALDMHGASLSVLPLDDALERALSEPVPVPAWPAAVRVEPPILRPVPEGLAGEAFAPSHDAVTAARIRAVAEALIRAEGSLNSLDAKVGDGDAGTTFAGAARAVQADLDRLPQTEPAALCRALAERIGRAVGGSSGVLGSIFFAATASALADGAAWPEALGQGVARVQGYGGAKAGDRTLLDALIPAVEALKNGDLAAAAAAARAGAEATAGMERAGAGRSSYLAAGDLAGVQDPGAAGVAAAFAALAGA, encoded by the coding sequence ATGGCCCATTTCATCGACGCCCGCTCCACCCTGGTCAACGATGCGGTCGACGGCCTCGTCGCGGCCAGCGGCGGACGCTTGGCGCGGCTCGACGGCGACCCGGGCATCCGCGTCGTTCTCCGCGCCGCTCCGGATTCCGGGAAGGTCGCGGTCGTCTCCGGCGGCGGCTCCGGTCACGAGCCGGCCCATGCCGGCTTCGTCGGGCCGGGCCTGCTGAGCGCCGCCGTCTGCGGCGACGTCTTCGCCTCGCCGAGCGTCGACGCGGTCCTGGCCGGGATCCTCGCGGTGACGGGACCGGCCGGGTGCCTGCTCGTCATCAAGAACTACGCGGGCGACCGGTTGAACTTCGGCCTCGCCGCCGAGCGCGCCCGGGCGCTGGGCCACAAGGTCGAGACCGTGATCGTGTCGGACGACATCGCCCTCCCGGACGCCAAGCAGCCCCGCGGCGTCGCCGGGACGCTGTTCGTGCACAAGGTGGCGGGTCACGCCGCGGAGGCCGGAGAACCGCTCGAGACCGTGGCGGCGCTCGCCCGCCGGGCCGCCGGGGCGGCGAAGTCGCTCGGCATCGCGGTCTCGACCTGCACGATCCCCGGCTCGGCGCGCAGCGAGCGGCTGGCGGAGGGGCAGGCCGAACTCGGCCTCGGTATCCACGGCGAGCCCGGCGCGGAGCGCATCGCCCTGCCCAAGGCCAGCGAGCTCGCCCGCATGATGGCCGAGCGTCTCGCGCGGTCCGTCCCGGGCGCGGACGGGCTGGCGCTGCTCGTGAACAATCTCGGCTCCGCCTCCGCCCTGGAGATGCAGATCCTCACCCGGGCGGTGCTCGCGACCGATCTGGGCCGGCGCGTCCGCCTGCTGCTCGGGCCCGCCCCGCTGATGACGGCGCTCGACATGCACGGCGCCTCGCTGTCGGTCCTGCCGCTCGACGACGCGCTGGAGCGCGCCCTGTCGGAGCCCGTCCCGGTCCCGGCCTGGCCCGCGGCGGTCCGGGTCGAGCCGCCGATCCTGCGGCCGGTGCCCGAGGGGCTCGCGGGCGAGGCCTTCGCGCCGTCGCACGACGCCGTCACCGCTGCCCGGATCCGGGCCGTCGCCGAGGCCCTGATCCGGGCCGAGGGTTCTCTGAACAGCCTCGATGCCAAGGTCGGCGACGGCGACGCCGGCACGACCTTCGCGGGCGCGGCCCGCGCCGTCCAGGCCGATCTCGACCGGCTGCCCCAGACCGAACCCGCGGCCCTGTGCCGGGCGCTCGCCGAGCGGATCGGGCGCGCGGTCGGCGGATCGAGCGGCGTGCTCGGATCGATCTTCTTCGCCGCGACGGCCTCGGCCCTCGCCGACGGCGCCGCGTGGCCCGAGGCTCTCGGGCAGGGGGTGGCGCGCGTCCAGGGCTACGGCGGCGCTAAGGCCGGCGACCGCACCCTGCTCGACGCCCTGATCCCAGCCGTGGAGGCGCTGAAGAACGGCGATCTGGCCGCCGCCGCGGCGGCCGCCCGGGCCGGTGCCGAGGCCACGGCCGGGATGGAGCGCGCCGGCGCGGGCCGCTCGAGCTACCTGGCGGCCGGGGACCTCGCCGGTGTCCAGGATCCCGGCGCCGCCGGCGTGGCGGCAGCGTTCGCGGCTCTGGCCGGCGCCTAG
- a CDS encoding carbohydrate ABC transporter permease: protein MSAPAPPAHADPHLAPVLAAQPAGLTDNSEGMAYLERLPRRLVTTYLPLLIILAVLLFPFYWMALTAIKPDEQLIDMERFNPFWVVDPTLKHINKLLFETQYPRWLWNTMYVSVAATVLSLFASVLAAYACVRVRYRGAGWVGAAIFLAYLVPPSILFIPLATIIQAYGLFDSPIALILAYPTILIPFSTWLLMGYFKTIPYELEECALMDGASRWQILTKIILPLAFPGLISAGIFSLTLCWNEFIYALTFLSSTQNKTVPIAVVSEFVDGDVYKWGSLMAGALLGSLPLVILYSFFVEYYVSALTGAVKE, encoded by the coding sequence ATGAGCGCGCCCGCACCGCCGGCCCACGCCGACCCGCACCTCGCCCCCGTCCTCGCGGCCCAACCCGCCGGGCTCACCGACAACTCGGAGGGGATGGCCTATCTCGAGCGCCTGCCGCGGCGGCTCGTGACGACCTACCTGCCGCTCCTCATCATCCTCGCCGTGCTGCTGTTCCCGTTCTACTGGATGGCGCTCACCGCCATCAAACCGGACGAGCAGCTGATCGATATGGAGCGGTTCAACCCGTTCTGGGTCGTGGACCCGACGCTCAAGCACATCAACAAGCTCCTCTTCGAGACGCAGTATCCGCGCTGGCTCTGGAACACGATGTACGTGTCGGTGGCGGCGACCGTGCTGTCGCTGTTTGCGAGCGTGCTCGCCGCCTACGCGTGCGTCCGCGTGCGCTACCGGGGCGCCGGCTGGGTCGGGGCGGCGATCTTCCTCGCCTACCTCGTGCCGCCCTCCATCCTGTTCATCCCGCTCGCCACGATCATCCAGGCCTACGGCCTGTTCGACTCGCCGATCGCCCTGATCCTCGCCTATCCGACGATCCTGATCCCGTTCTCGACCTGGCTCCTGATGGGCTACTTCAAGACCATCCCCTACGAGCTCGAGGAATGCGCGCTGATGGACGGCGCCAGCCGGTGGCAGATCCTCACCAAGATCATCCTGCCGCTCGCCTTCCCGGGGCTGATCTCGGCGGGGATCTTCTCGCTGACCCTGTGCTGGAACGAGTTCATCTACGCGCTGACCTTCCTGTCCTCGACGCAGAACAAGACGGTGCCCATCGCCGTGGTGAGCGAGTTCGTGGACGGCGACGTCTACAAGTGGGGCTCGCTGATGGCCGGCGCGCTGCTCGGCTCGCTGCCGCTGGTGATCCTCTACTCGTTCTTCGTCGAGTACTACGTGTCCGCGCTCACCGGCGCCGTGAAGGAGTGA
- a CDS encoding carbohydrate ABC transporter permease has product MAHTALTQPAPAAIPTRSAWQRVRASRGWAGFWFMLPTALILGLFLAYPLLKGIWLSFTNARIGREGVFVGLENYEWLWDDDVFWLSVFNTCLYTAVASVVKFGVGLYLALLLNKNMPFKSIIRSIVLIPFVVPTVLSAIAFWWIFDSQFSIISWSLRHLGVIDGNIDFLGEPAMARACVIFANIWRGVPFIAITLLAGLQTVSPSLYEAATLDGASNWQIFSRITLPLLTPIIAVVMTFSVLFTFTDFQLIWAMTRGGPVNATHLMATLSYQRGILSGTLGEGAAIATAMVPFLLAAIGISWFGLQRRAWQSGESDR; this is encoded by the coding sequence ATGGCGCACACGGCCCTGACGCAGCCCGCCCCGGCCGCAATCCCGACCCGCTCGGCCTGGCAGCGCGTGCGCGCGAGCCGGGGCTGGGCGGGGTTCTGGTTCATGTTGCCGACGGCGCTGATCCTCGGCCTGTTCCTGGCCTACCCTCTCCTGAAGGGTATCTGGCTGTCCTTCACCAACGCGCGGATCGGCCGCGAGGGCGTCTTCGTCGGTCTCGAGAACTACGAGTGGCTCTGGGACGACGACGTCTTCTGGCTCTCGGTATTCAACACCTGCCTCTACACGGCGGTGGCGTCCGTGGTGAAGTTCGGCGTCGGACTCTACCTCGCGCTGCTGCTCAACAAGAACATGCCGTTCAAGTCGATCATCCGGTCGATCGTGCTGATCCCGTTCGTGGTGCCGACGGTTCTGTCGGCCATCGCGTTCTGGTGGATCTTCGACAGCCAGTTCTCGATCATCTCCTGGTCTCTGCGGCATCTCGGGGTGATCGACGGCAACATCGACTTCCTCGGCGAGCCGGCCATGGCGCGCGCCTGCGTGATCTTCGCCAACATCTGGCGGGGCGTGCCGTTCATCGCCATCACGCTGCTCGCCGGTCTCCAGACGGTCTCGCCCTCGCTCTACGAGGCCGCGACGCTCGACGGCGCCTCGAACTGGCAGATCTTCTCGCGGATCACCCTGCCGCTCCTGACCCCGATCATCGCCGTGGTCATGACCTTCTCGGTGCTGTTCACCTTCACCGACTTCCAGTTGATCTGGGCGATGACGCGCGGCGGTCCGGTGAACGCCACCCACCTGATGGCGACCCTCTCGTACCAGCGCGGCATCCTCTCGGGGACGCTCGGCGAGGGCGCGGCCATCGCCACCGCCATGGTGCCGTTCCTGCTCGCGGCCATCGGCATCTCGTGGTTCGGCCTGCAGCGAAGGGCTTGGCAGTCCGGGGAGTCCGACCGATGA
- a CDS encoding ABC transporter substrate-binding protein: MSVLDRRSLLAGAAAAGLAAGGDLLGFARAWAQTAEWKPEPGASLSLLRWKRFVPAEDEAFMKLVDAFTKATGVKVTVSNESFDDIQPKASVAANTGQGPDMVWGLFSFPALFPDKCLPLEDVAESLAKKYGPWFPSAEAYGKVKGKWIAIPVAFNGGYPNYRISAMKKAGFDRFPTDTAGFLELCRGLKKNNTPAGFALGHATGDGNTWCHWALWSHGGNLVDANEKIVINSPETAKALEYVKSLYETFVPGTVSWNDSSNNKAFLAGDLYLTNNGISIYAAAKKDNPKLAEDMDHAVWPIGPVGKPTEFQLAFPILAFKYSKAPNACKAFIAFMMEAANYNPWLEAAQGYLCEPLSNYPKNPIWTSDPKNAVFAEAGRRSLAAGGLAPVSERIAAVLADFVIVDMFASHCTGREDVKGAIKNAERAATRIFRNT; the protein is encoded by the coding sequence ATGTCCGTTCTCGATCGCCGGTCCCTCCTCGCGGGCGCCGCCGCGGCCGGCCTCGCCGCCGGCGGCGACCTCCTCGGCTTCGCCAGGGCCTGGGCGCAGACCGCGGAATGGAAGCCCGAGCCGGGAGCGAGCCTGTCGCTCCTGCGCTGGAAGCGCTTCGTTCCGGCCGAGGACGAGGCCTTCATGAAGCTGGTCGACGCCTTCACCAAGGCGACGGGCGTCAAGGTCACGGTGAGCAACGAGTCCTTCGACGACATCCAGCCCAAGGCGTCGGTCGCCGCCAATACCGGGCAGGGGCCCGACATGGTCTGGGGCCTGTTCTCGTTCCCGGCGCTCTTCCCCGACAAGTGCCTGCCGCTCGAGGACGTGGCCGAGTCCCTGGCCAAGAAGTACGGCCCCTGGTTCCCGTCCGCGGAGGCCTACGGCAAGGTCAAGGGCAAGTGGATCGCGATCCCCGTGGCGTTCAACGGCGGCTACCCGAACTACCGCATCTCGGCGATGAAGAAGGCCGGGTTCGACAGGTTCCCCACCGACACCGCGGGCTTCCTCGAGCTCTGTCGCGGCCTGAAGAAGAACAACACGCCGGCCGGCTTCGCCCTCGGCCACGCCACCGGCGACGGCAACACGTGGTGCCACTGGGCGCTCTGGTCCCACGGCGGCAATCTCGTCGACGCCAACGAGAAGATCGTCATCAACTCGCCCGAGACCGCCAAGGCGCTCGAGTACGTCAAGTCCCTGTACGAGACCTTCGTGCCCGGCACGGTGTCGTGGAACGACTCGTCGAACAACAAGGCCTTCCTGGCCGGCGACCTGTACCTGACCAACAACGGCATCTCGATCTACGCGGCGGCCAAGAAGGACAACCCGAAGCTCGCCGAGGACATGGACCACGCGGTCTGGCCGATCGGACCCGTCGGCAAGCCCACCGAGTTCCAGCTCGCCTTCCCGATCCTGGCCTTCAAGTACTCGAAGGCGCCGAACGCCTGTAAGGCCTTCATCGCCTTCATGATGGAGGCGGCGAACTACAATCCCTGGCTGGAGGCGGCGCAGGGCTACCTCTGCGAGCCCCTGTCGAACTACCCGAAGAACCCGATCTGGACGAGCGACCCGAAGAACGCGGTCTTCGCCGAGGCGGGCCGGCGCTCCCTGGCGGCGGGCGGCCTCGCGCCGGTGAGCGAGCGCATCGCCGCGGTGCTCGCCGACTTCGTCATCGTCGACATGTTCGCCAGCCACTGCACCGGCCGCGAGGACGTGAAGGGCGCAATCAAGAACGCCGAGCGCGCCGCCACCCGCATCTTCCGGAACACCTGA
- a CDS encoding ABC transporter ATP-binding protein — translation MASVGIREVRKAFGSTNVLHGVSVDIRDGEFVILVGPSGCGKSTLLRMIAGLENISGGEIRIGERVVNDVPPKERDIAMVFQNYALYPHLTVRENMAFSMRIRKAPASEIDLRVNKAAQILGLTHLLDRYPRQLSGGQRQRVAMGRAIVRDPQVFLFDEPLSNLDAKLRVAMRTEIKELHQRLKTTTIYVTHDQIEAMTMADRIVVMHDGVVEQIGPPLELYDRPDNLFVAGFIGSPAMNFVPGRVRANGRLTFTTETGLSIPLADAPAGVDGRPLILGVRPEHFDLAPDGIAAEVVVVEPTGSETMLAVRAGGQDLTCVLRERVRERPGETVSLRPNRVHFFDAETGRRLPS, via the coding sequence ATGGCCTCGGTGGGAATCCGCGAGGTTCGCAAGGCTTTCGGATCGACGAATGTCCTGCACGGCGTGTCCGTGGATATCCGGGACGGTGAATTCGTGATCCTGGTCGGCCCGTCCGGATGCGGGAAATCAACGCTCCTGCGGATGATCGCCGGGCTCGAGAATATCTCTGGCGGCGAGATCCGCATCGGCGAGCGCGTGGTGAACGATGTGCCGCCCAAGGAGCGGGACATCGCCATGGTGTTCCAGAACTACGCCCTCTACCCGCATCTCACGGTTCGCGAGAACATGGCGTTCTCGATGCGGATCCGGAAGGCGCCCGCCTCCGAGATCGACCTCCGGGTCAACAAGGCCGCGCAGATTCTCGGGCTCACCCACCTGCTGGACCGCTACCCGCGCCAGCTCTCCGGCGGCCAGCGCCAGCGCGTCGCCATGGGCCGGGCGATCGTGCGCGACCCGCAGGTCTTCCTGTTCGACGAGCCGCTCTCCAACCTCGACGCCAAGCTGCGCGTGGCGATGCGCACCGAGATCAAGGAGCTGCACCAGCGCCTGAAGACCACGACCATCTACGTCACCCACGACCAGATCGAGGCCATGACCATGGCCGACCGGATCGTCGTGATGCACGACGGGGTCGTGGAGCAGATCGGGCCGCCCCTCGAACTCTACGACCGGCCCGACAACCTGTTCGTCGCGGGCTTCATCGGCTCGCCGGCCATGAACTTCGTGCCCGGCCGGGTCCGGGCGAACGGGCGCCTCACCTTCACCACCGAGACCGGCCTGTCGATCCCGCTCGCCGACGCGCCCGCCGGCGTCGACGGGCGGCCGCTCATCCTCGGCGTCCGGCCCGAGCACTTCGACCTCGCGCCCGACGGGATCGCCGCGGAGGTCGTCGTCGTGGAGCCGACCGGCTCCGAGACCATGCTGGCGGTGCGGGCCGGAGGCCAGGATCTCACCTGCGTGCTGCGGGAGCGCGTGCGCGAGCGGCCGGGCGAGACCGTCTCCCTGCGGCCGAACCGCGTGCACTTCTTCGACGCCGAGACTGGCCGTCGCCTGCCGAGCTGA
- a CDS encoding fumarylacetoacetate hydrolase family protein: MSLSGLTAREILPADGCRGALVGRVWRPDVAGPSVVAIRADADGAARILDVTAAFPTVSDLCEAPDPAAALRGAEGEDLGSLDATLANTPPDGRDTSRPWLLAPVDLQALKAAGVTFATSMLERVIEERARGDLAAAAAIRAEVERLVGRDLRRLKPGSPEAMALKEVLVAQGAWSQYLEVGIGPDAEIFTKAQPLSAVGCGADAGLHPDSHWNNPEPEVALAVASDQRIVGATLANDVNLRDFEGRSALLLGKAKDNNASCALGPFVRLFDGTFGLDHVRRTTVTLEVTGTDGFRLEGTSPLSEISRDPEELADALMGRTHNYPDGALLLLGTMFAPIQDRHGPGLGFTHADGDRVVVASPELGSLVNRMRPCDACEPWTFGARALMRNLAARGIL, from the coding sequence ATGTCGTTATCGGGCCTGACCGCGCGGGAGATCCTGCCCGCCGACGGATGCCGGGGCGCCCTCGTGGGCCGGGTGTGGCGGCCGGACGTGGCCGGTCCGAGCGTCGTGGCGATCCGCGCCGACGCGGACGGCGCGGCCCGAATCCTCGACGTCACCGCCGCCTTCCCGACGGTCAGCGACCTGTGCGAGGCCCCGGATCCCGCCGCCGCCCTGCGCGGCGCCGAGGGCGAGGACCTCGGCAGCCTCGACGCGACCCTGGCCAACACGCCGCCGGACGGGCGCGACACCAGCCGGCCGTGGCTCTTGGCGCCGGTCGACCTGCAGGCCCTGAAGGCGGCGGGCGTGACCTTCGCCACCTCGATGCTGGAGCGAGTGATCGAGGAGCGCGCCCGCGGCGATCTCGCTGCCGCGGCGGCGATTCGCGCTGAGGTCGAGCGCCTGGTCGGCCGCGACCTGCGCCGACTCAAGCCCGGCTCGCCCGAGGCCATGGCCCTCAAGGAGGTGCTGGTCGCGCAGGGCGCCTGGAGCCAGTACCTGGAAGTCGGCATCGGCCCGGACGCCGAGATCTTCACCAAGGCGCAGCCGCTCTCGGCCGTCGGCTGCGGCGCGGACGCGGGCCTGCACCCGGACTCGCACTGGAACAACCCCGAGCCCGAGGTGGCGCTGGCGGTCGCCTCCGACCAGCGGATCGTCGGCGCAACGCTGGCCAACGACGTGAACCTGCGCGACTTCGAGGGGCGGTCGGCGCTGCTCCTCGGGAAGGCCAAGGACAACAACGCCTCCTGCGCCCTGGGGCCGTTCGTGCGCCTGTTCGACGGGACGTTCGGTCTCGACCACGTCCGCCGCACCACCGTGACCCTCGAGGTCACCGGCACGGACGGCTTCCGGCTGGAGGGCACCTCGCCGCTCTCCGAGATCAGCCGCGATCCGGAGGAACTGGCGGACGCGCTGATGGGGCGGACGCACAATTATCCCGACGGCGCCCTCCTCCTCCTCGGCACCATGTTCGCGCCGATCCAGGATCGGCACGGCCCGGGGCTCGGCTTCACCCACGCCGACGGCGACCGCGTCGTGGTGGCGAGCCCGGAGCTCGGCAGCCTCGTCAACCGCATGCGCCCGTGCGACGCCTGCGAACCCTGGACCTTCGGCGCCCGCGCGCTGATGCGGAATCTCGCCGCGCGCGGGATTCTGTGA